Part of the Hyphomicrobium album genome is shown below.
GATACGGATCGCGTGTTCCTGTCCGCGGCCGGAGGCTGGGATCGCAACCGCGACGGCGTCGTCACCTGCGATGAGTGGAAGGCCTACGCGGCGGAGCTGTTCGACGCCGCCGACGCCGACCGCGATGGGACCATCGATCGCACCGAATATTCGAAGATCATCGTGACCGATCGCATGTTCGAAACGGTCGACTTCAAATACTACGACGCCAACGGCGACGGCAAAGTCGCGCGCACCGAGTTCGTCGACAAGCCGAACCGCGCCTTCGCACTGCTCGACAAGTCGAACGAGTGCAAGCTGACGTCGAGCCAGGTTGCCGGCGCGCGCGCCAACACCGAGCAGATCTTCGACACCAAGAAAGCGGAGTCGGGCGATCCGCGCGAGAAGCAGAAGGGCGGCCCCGGCGTCGGCGGCATGTAGCGTCTCTATTTGGCCCGATATGGGGCCAAGGCGCCTATCAATCGCCCCGCTCAGGCCATTGGCGATTCGTATCTTTTTGGCGACACCCCGGACTCGGTCCGGGGAACTCCGGCGCTGTGCCCGACGTTTGGGGCTCAGTCATTCGACGAACGGGGACAATCGCCATGAAGAAGATTTTGCTGGCCGGCATCGCTGCCGGCGCTTGCGCGAGCAACGCGCTGGCGGCCGACCTCGGACCTTACCGTCCGCCGCCGCCCGTCGAGCCGATCTACGAGCCTGTCCGCAGCGGACCCTACAACTGGCAGGGCCTCTATCTCGGCGTGAACGCCGGCTACGGCTGGGGCAACGACAACGGTGCTTCCTACAACGGATTTGGCGGCGGCTCCGGTGCGCTGAATGCCGACGGTTGGTTCGGCGGCGGCCAGATCGGCTACAACGCGCAGTTCAACGCGCTGGTGCTCGGTCTGGAAGCCGACTTGCAGGGCGCCGACATCAGCGACACCACGGCGCTGAGCGGCGGCCTTAGCCAGGTGACTACCGACATCGAGTATTTCTCGACCTTGCGCGGCCGCGTCGGCTTCGCGGCTGGACCGGCGCTTCTCTATGTGACGGGCGGTTGGGCATTCGCCGATCTCAGCCAGAGCCTCACTGCGCCGGGCGCTTCGTTTAGCAGCAGCGACTGGGAGAGCGGCTACACCGTCGGCGGCGGTATCGAGTGGGCGTTCGCGCCGAACTGGTCGTTGAAGTCGGAATACCTCTACGTCGACCTGGGTGAGCAGACGTATTCCAGCCCGGCCGGCACCTACACGACGCAGACGGATTTCCACACGGCGCGCGTCGGCCTCAACTACCGCTTCTAAGCGTCTTTACAGATTTTCGATGGGCGTCGCAGGCAAAGCCTGGCGGCGCCCATTTCGTTTGCGCGGCTGCGTCAGTGGGCGCGGCTGGCGGCAAAGGCCGCGGCCTCGACCAGCGTGCGGGCTTTGTCGCCGAAGCGCTGCAACTCGCCCTCGGCGCGGCGCACGGTTTCGGCAAGTTGAGCGCGCGCTTCCGCAACGCCAATGAGGGAGACGAGCGTCGCCTTGCCCGCGGCGCTGTCCTTGCCGGCGGCCTTGCCCATCGCCGCGGGGTCGCCTTCCGCATCGAGCAGGTCGTCGGCGATCTGGAAGGCGAGGCCGAGCAGATCGCCATAGCACCGCAGCGCCGCGCGTTCATCCGCGGTCGCCTTTGCCAGCACCGCGCCCGCTTCGCACGATGCGGCGATCAACGCGCCGGTCTTCAAGGCTTGCAGCCGGCGGACATGGGCGACCGTCCATTGCTGCGGCTCGCCGCGCTTCTCCGCTTCGAGATCGAGCATCTGGCCGAGCACCATGCCGCGTGCGCCAGCGGCGTGCGCGAGCACCTGAGCAAGCGTGGCGCGCACGTCCGGGTCGGCATGCGTCTCAGGCCGCGCGACGATTTCGAAGGCGAGCGTGAGCAGCGCATCGCCGGCAAGGATCGCCGTCCACTCGTCGAAGGCCTTGTGCACGGTCGGTAGTCCGCGCCGCACATCGTCGTTGTCCATGCACGGCAGGTCGTCGTGGGCCAGCGAATAGCAGTGCACGCACTCGAAGGCGGCAGCCGCGTCGCGCGCCGCGGATGCCTCGACGCCGAAAAGCGCCGCGCTCTCGATGACCAGAAACGGCCGGAAGCGCTTGCCGCCGCCCAAGAGTGCGTGGCGCATGGCGGCGGCGAGCCGGCTGCCTTTATCCGGCCCGCATTCTGCGAGCAATTCGGCGAGGCGCCCCTCGATTGAACCCGCGGCCGCGCCGAGCCTTTGCACGAACGTCATTTCGGACTACCTACTAGCGTCGGGCCAGCCCTACGCCGTCAGGCCGCGGGCAATAAGCGCTGCGGATATAGCACCGGGGCGATGCAAGAACAGTATGGAAAGGTCCGATTCACCTCGGCCGCCCGCCGCCGATCCGGCTGCGGAAAAAGCAGAGCAGCCTAAACGGGCGGCTACGGGCGAACCTGCGTCCGGCGACGAGCCTCTGGCCGTCGACACCGCCGCGCCGCGCGCGGCCGATCCCTTCGTCGAAGCCGAGCCCGAGGCAACCGAGCGCGGGCACTTCGAGACGATCGAGCGCGAGACCACGCAGCCCGTACGCCGCTACTTCGAGCCGCGCAACAGTGCGCCCCCGGTGAAGCGCGCCGGCATCGCCGAGGCGGTGAGCTACACGCCGCCCCACGCCGACGACGAGCGGCCCGCGTACCTCGATGCGCTGTCGGAAGCGATGCGCGCGCACGAAATGCCCGAGCCGATGGAGGACGAGCAGCTCGCGGAGCCGGCGTTCGAGCCGTGGCCCGATCCCTTGTCGACGACGCAGCCGGGAGCGCGTGCGCAACAGCGGGCCGAACCAGTTGCTGCGCCGGAGCCCGAGGCCGCGACCGAGCCGCCGCGCGCGGCCGATCCCGATCCCGCCGCCGAGCCCCCGCAAGATCCGCCGGCGCCTCCTGCTCCGTCGTTCGAGCCGTCGCCGTTTCAAGTGATGCGGCCGCTTCCCGCCCGGGGACCATTGTCGGCGCTGGCGGACGCAG
Proteins encoded:
- a CDS encoding EF-hand domain-containing protein, with the translated sequence MTIRSKSFSVHEVGRIAALGVLLAVAGCSGSSIPDTDRVFLSAAGGWDRNRDGVVTCDEWKAYAAELFDAADADRDGTIDRTEYSKIIVTDRMFETVDFKYYDANGDGKVARTEFVDKPNRAFALLDKSNECKLTSSQVAGARANTEQIFDTKKAESGDPREKQKGGPGVGGM
- a CDS encoding outer membrane protein — protein: MKKILLAGIAAGACASNALAADLGPYRPPPPVEPIYEPVRSGPYNWQGLYLGVNAGYGWGNDNGASYNGFGGGSGALNADGWFGGGQIGYNAQFNALVLGLEADLQGADISDTTALSGGLSQVTTDIEYFSTLRGRVGFAAGPALLYVTGGWAFADLSQSLTAPGASFSSSDWESGYTVGGGIEWAFAPNWSLKSEYLYVDLGEQTYSSPAGTYTTQTDFHTARVGLNYRF
- a CDS encoding polyprenyl synthetase family protein codes for the protein MTFVQRLGAAAGSIEGRLAELLAECGPDKGSRLAAAMRHALLGGGKRFRPFLVIESAALFGVEASAARDAAAAFECVHCYSLAHDDLPCMDNDDVRRGLPTVHKAFDEWTAILAGDALLTLAFEIVARPETHADPDVRATLAQVLAHAAGARGMVLGQMLDLEAEKRGEPQQWTVAHVRRLQALKTGALIAASCEAGAVLAKATADERAALRCYGDLLGLAFQIADDLLDAEGDPAAMGKAAGKDSAAGKATLVSLIGVAEARAQLAETVRRAEGELQRFGDKARTLVEAAAFAASRAH